The proteins below are encoded in one region of Pongo pygmaeus isolate AG05252 chromosome 20, NHGRI_mPonPyg2-v2.0_pri, whole genome shotgun sequence:
- the MRPL4 gene encoding large ribosomal subunit protein uL4m yields MLQLVRAGARAWLRPTGCQGLSSLAEEAARPTENPEQVANEGLPEPVLRKVELPVPAHRRPVQAWVESLRGFEQERVGLADLHPDVFAIAPRLDILHQVAMWQKNFKRISYAKTKTRAEVRGGGRKPWPQKGTGRARHGSIRSPLWRGGGVAHGPRGPTSYYYMLPMKVRALGLKMALTVKLAQDDLHIMDSLELPTGDPQYLTELAHYRRWGDSVLLVDLTHEEMPQSIVEATSRLKTFNLIPAVGLNVHSMLKHQTLVLTLPTVAFLEDKLLWQDSRYRPLYPFSLPYSDFPRPPPHATQGPAATPYHS; encoded by the exons ATGCTGCAGTTGGTCCGGGCCGGGGCGCGGGCCTGGCTTCGGCCTACGGGCTGCCAG GGCCTGAGTTCGCTGGCGGAAGAGGCAGCGCGTCCGACCGAGAACCCGGAGCAGGTGGCGAACGAGG GTCTCCCGGAGCCCGTGCTGCGCAAAGTCGAGCTCCCGGTACCCGCTCATCGACGCCCAGTGCAGGCCTGGGTCGAGTCCCTGCGGGGCTTCGAGCAGGAGCGCGTGGGCCTGGCCGACCTGCACCCCGATGTTTTCGCCATCGCGCCCAG GCTGGACATCCTGCACCAGGTTGCCATGTGGCAGAAGAACTTCAAGAGAATT AGCTATGCCAAGACCAAGACGAGGGCCGAGGTGCGGGGCGGTGGCCGGAAGCCTTGGCCACAGAAGGGCACGGGGCGGGCCCGGCATGGCAGCATCCGCTCTCCACTCTGGCGAGGAG GAGGTGTTGCCCATGGCCCCCGGGGCCCCACAAGTTACTACTACATGCTGCCCATGAAGGTGCGGGCCCTGGGCCTCAAAATGGCACTGACCGTCAAGCTGGCCCAG GACGACCTGCACATCATGGACTCCCTAGAGCTGCCCACTGGAGACCCACAGTACCTGACAGAGCTGGCGCACTACCGCCGCTGGGGGGACTCCGTGCTCCTCGTGGACTT AACACACGAGGAGATGCCACAGAGCATCGTGGAGGCCACCTCTAGGCTCAAGACCTTCAACTTGATCCCGGCTGTTG GTCTAAATGTGCACAGCATGCTCAAGCACCAGACGCTGGTCCTGACGCTGCCCACCGTCGCCTTCCTGGAGGACAAGCTGCTCTGGCAGGACTCGCGTTACAGACCCCTCTACCCCTTCAGCCTGCCCTACAGCGACTTCCCCCGACCCCCACCCCATGCTACCCAGGGCCCGGCGGCCACCCCGTACCACTCTTGA